Genomic window (Ananas comosus cultivar F153 linkage group 16, ASM154086v1, whole genome shotgun sequence):
CCCTCCTATCCCTTCACCAATCTCCTCTTTTTCAACCAAAAACTCTTTCTCAAAATCCTAGGTATCCATTTCGATTTCCACTctaataatgaaccaaacatttttaaATGATTCGTCATTTCAGTTCTCATTCTAATACAATCCAATTATATTCTTCATTCTCATTTCAAtcacgaaccaaacatgccctaaaaagAAAGGCGCATGTGCGCCGGAGGGAAATTCTTATGATTAGGAATAAAAGGGACTCTCTGCAAACAAGAACCGACGAGATAGTTATCGCGAGCATGCTACTATGATGAAAGAAGATATCGAGAGCTCTAAGCATAGGGAGAGACACGATATTCTTAACTGCGAGTCTACAAGCGAAAGAGTAACGCAACCGATTTATCGCCTACTGATTTGAAAAGCAGCTGTTAAACACACGCGCAGCGCTACACAGCCAATTAGATTGTTTACCGAGTATCACCAGAAGCTCAGctaaaataatatcgaaaaaataggCAATGTTCGACACAGAGGTACATCCACTCGGACTAAAGACGCACCGCGGATCAGTTCCGGACAAAGATATATGCACCCATCCGACCGGCTTAACGAGCTCCACGGTCTTTATTTCCTACAATTGCAAAAGAAGCAAATTACTTATTATTATCGTACTTAATCAGCTTGAAACGAGATTTCTAACTCATGAAATAGAGAGATTGGACCGGCCTTCAAATTGTGGAAGCTGTCGCCGGCGCGGACGGAGATCTTGCTAGGCGTGTAGCTCTCGTCGAGCTTGAAATCGACGTACAGAACCACAAGCTGAAGCGAAACCGcgtgaaaaagaaaagaagatgagCATTTGTTACTGATTCTAATAGATGAAAACGATCAAAGTGAGTGAATGGGGAAGTACTTGCAACTTGAGCTTCCTCTGGAATTGGATGTTCACCAGATGGGGCTGTGCTCCATCCGATCTAaatcaaaacaacaaaaaaaaaagggggggtaAAAAATGTATGTATGGTTGTAGTATGGTTGGGATTAGGGTTTGAAAAGGGTTTTTGAGGGGGGGGATGGATTACTGCCAGTAGGTGTCGAGGTTGTCGTCGCGGAGGGCGACGACGCCGTTGCCGGGCTTGCAGGAGCTGACGCTCCAGGCTGCCTTCTTCGCCATCTCCCGCAGATCGCCGCCGTCCACCGCCAGCTGCGGGCTGCCCGTCAGCTTCCCCCCAACCCCTGCCGCCGccgtctcctcctccccctccgacTCCGTCGCCATCCCAAAAAAATTTtcccctctttctttttctttttctctttctctctctctctctctctctctctctctctctctctcgccgtGTGTGTTTTGGGAGGACTCTTTCTACAAAATAActcactaaaattttataatttagaaacaacatgtgaaatttatatttggcaaaTTAATCCTCTCATCGCCACGGAGGTTTTTCTCTCAATCGCGTACTGCATTCTGAAAGTCTCTCTCATAAAAACGGTGAATTATTCATTGCATTCATTAAGACAGTTAataattcaccgtctttattagAATTacacatagaaaaaaaaaattgttagaattatacgtgaattattaaaatttttatttaatttttataattatatggataaattattagaatttttataggattaattatctaattagaaaattttatagtgtggttttgaaaaaaaatctgTTTTTGGACGGCCCAAgggaaccttttttttttttttggagtttgGATAAtctggtttcgcattttctcattttaatacccaACAGTTTAAAGTATATCGCTTTAGGactacataattttatttttatttttccgtcTGCACCTCCATTAACTTTCCGTCAAAtcgtatacaaaaaatttcGAATACCTCATctatgatttatcgaatattcactttattaccctatagtttaacgaatttttattttagtatcatatgattttaactttgtcactgatttaacaaaaaaattaatagaagagatagcgaaaaaaaaaaaaaaaactataggatacaaaaatgatatattttaaatcaaatgatACTAAAGAGAGAAATCATAAAATTACATGGatagtatttgatttttttttttttttgagtaaaaccTAATATACTCTGAAatgttttttgaaaaaaatctaatatgcacatattttttaaaattgtcgTCCTTATTTTAAACTTATTcccaaaaatatcaaatataaacgAATGCTTGAATTttcaaaaagtatttgaaaaatagaGGGTAAGTTTGGTGGGTTGTAATAGCAAGGggatattataaataattgccCACCATAAAGGAGATTTCAAATCTTACACCCCCCCcttgttttactatttttttaaaactaaaatataagaATTTATGTGATCCGAGATACATGcagtataaaatttatacttgtaTCAAGATCTTAAGTGCCCGTCGACACGGGACGTATCCACcgtaccgtaccgtgccaacaagatactggCATGATACAGATCCCGTGCCGATGGTATAGCTCAAagccctctattttttaaattagtaagcaATTTCCTTAATAAGTTCCAAAAACGTGATAAatagacataataaatagttagatattttgttgctaaagaaaataaatattttatgctattatgtattggcacataagaatttttttgaccggcatgcATCGACACGACTCGGTACACACCGTACCGTACTGTgtcgtgccggcaagttttcggcacaaTCTCATGCCACAGTACTTAAATCCTTAACTTGTATACAGATACACAGGtagtatttttcttattattttttattattagttgTGGTGGTATTATTTTTGAGGGATTTTTCTTCAAGTTTTGAGCAACCTGGGACAGTTCCAAATGCAAAGAACTAGGCGAGATCTTAAGTGGGCTTTAGCCTGAACCAGGCCCAGAAAAAGTTCTCATTTTTCGGTACGGGAGTTGCGTGAAGAGTTTTTAGTTTTAAGATCTGGACTGaacaccgactgtccctagagcaagtggcaaaaggcttggtggttggtacccgatatctaaattcaaatcctagttaattcacatttctagctaagtttatttttaaatgaaataaacgaagcgggtagcgtgctatctatctctctaaaaaaaaaaaaaaggaggatcTAAGCTGAACCCCAGAATTGAGCAATAATATTTATAGCGTCAGAGAATGAAAGATTGAAAACACTTTCGAATTTTGAGGGTATTTcgaattataaaaatagtgctTTTAACCGTAATATAAGTATATAACCCACTTCAATCATTTCTTTTCTAAGCACGTGCCGATATCTATCACGCGTATGAGAAAATTATGAGGTAGATGATCAATCATTACATTGTTGCAAAATAATTACGATTCATTATTTTGTCGTCCTTCAAAATAAAACTTGCCATTCGTTCCTCATATAATTTCGAgatttaaaagcaaaaaaagatcACTTTACAACttctaatattaaattatatgaaataattgattttttttgaaagattaagctattagagaacattatttttaatatttatatttaacatttgcGCTCACGTTCCGGCTCAAAACGGTTTAATAATAGTCCCAAAATGCAGGCTTAATTTAAATGACAGGACTTGAACTTAAATccacttattttttatattatgttaaattaaatgaaataattattatttttcaaaagttGAAGCTACTAAagaacaatattttatatttggataaGTTACAAAAAACTTTCTTgtcaaaaatccgatttttcacttttccctcctgtcatttaaaaatttacactttgtctctttataaaataaaaaatgttcacttcatcTCCTTACCGTTGGTAATCTgttagggtttcgtttataaaatattattatatatttttttatgtcaaaaatgcCCTCAACTTTCTGTCCTGTTGCCAAAAatgatgaggggcaaaatagtcattttgtcatcacagtttacACCGTATCTCTTgtgaccattttttattttataagggggcaaagtgtaggttttaaaGGACATGAGGGAAAGgtaaaaaatcagattttgacagaaaaattttatataatttagccattatatttttatattcaacatccAGACTACAGCAGCAACGAAGCCCTTAAGGAGAGGGaaacaaaatgtaaaatttttcaTGCAATGCTTTATCAAACAGTATTATGCTGTACAGCAGGTTTAAGCatggttagttaattcgcgaattatttgtgaatttttgaatAACCGAATTAAACGCTCGTATacgtattttttcgaaaaatttgaaaaaatatgccttttttttcgtcaaaaataattatccgCGAAtcattcgcgattcgcgaatgattcgccCAAAAAAAGGGTAGTGTCGTCGTCGCTCTCGTCACCGAAGTGTAGTCGTTGTCGTCCTCcttcgccgctctcgtcgcagAAATCGCGATTGTTCGGATCCCAGTAAAACCCctccgaaaaaaaaatttcggttgaaaattttttttcccatgtTCCATTGTCCGTAAAATTTTGTTTCGAAAagctattttataaaatttggagaaaatttggagaaaaaatCGTGTCACCGTCCGCGGAAACGAAAAGGTGGAAATGGCACGGCGTTTGGAAGGCTTTGTTcgcgcgcggtccacgaggccacatGAGAGggacggtggacctccctctcattatatatatatatatatatatatatatatatatatatatatatatatatatatatatatatagtccggctatggtgcttgtaaaagtaccaagtatttggtgcttataaattttttaccgttatatatatataactaggctggaatactatcaatagcacaaagctattggtgctattgattttttagcccttaaattgagaaatgggtggttaggatgatgtggaccctcgagggttgagtgagtgattagttgaatagtataatctaacggataaaaataatcaaagggttaaatctaacggtgaaaactcgatagcaccaaatccttggtactatcgatagtacctcagccggactcatatatatatatatatatatatatatataatattttatttataagcataatatagtttgttattttttttacttaattagtctaattttgtagttttttatttttatatttttaaaaaatatgagtatttatgctaatagtataaatcttgagagaaaaaaacttaatttaatagtcgaatttttaattggtgaacatataatatccgtataaatcacgtatccgaataattaccgaatccgttttttaaccgtattttttaacgaatttaaaaattaaaagataaattttatccgaattatactcgtaccgaatttttgtccgaatccgaattaactaactatgggtCTAAGTAAAACCTCAGTgcaagagaaacaaaaaaaaaaaaaaaaaaaaaaaaaaaaaactagcagaATCTGTATCTGAAGATTTGCTTTTGGGCATTACAAATCTCAAAGTGCAAATTGTCAAAAGGGGGTCCCCTTGTTTCAGTGGATCTAAACATTCCACATCTATGACATCACAAATAGAACGCCTTTTATGATTTTGTGTGATGGTTTTTAGTAGATTACTACATCCATTGCTTAATGAGACAAATTCCCCTCCAAAGCTATTGGAGATGAAGGACCTTTTACTTTGGAAtcaaaccatatatatatatatatatagtccggctatggtatttgtaaaagcaccaagcatttggtgcttgtaaattttttaccgttagatctacatctttgatcattttcatccgttagatcatactattaaatcaaccacccactcaaccctagggagcctacattatcctaaccgcacattccttaatccaagggccgaaaacttacaagtaccaatgacttggtacttttaaaatataggagctcaattttatatatatatatatatatatatatatatatatatatatatatgatggtagTGGAAAAGTTGAGGAAAAGATGCATGTAATTATGTAAGGTGATTGAGGGATAAATACCTGGGGAAAATTCCTTACCCACTCACATAATTCGCAAACATTAAAatttggataaacttcaaatatcacctatTTGGTTTCGTgctttttactttaatattctatGGTTTTAAATGAATGATTTTAGTATTCCGTgagtttatttttcttttttcgtcggTACCTTCGTTAAATCATACAAAAAAACTTAAGATATCTCACATATGGTTTaccgaatttttactttagtatcatgtggtttactgaattttttattttagtaccctgtggttttaattttgtcactaatttaacaaaaaaatcaatataaaaaaataaaactatagattATTATTAAACGCCATATGATTCCACCTTTCTCATGAAGCACACCatcttttgttaaaaaaaaaaaaaccccccaTATAATTATCCacttgtaaattttatattttaaaaattttgaccaCCGATACAGTTCTTCTAAAATGTTGCTTTTAGAGCATATATTATATTTGGCtatgatttaaatttttgttattctGACCACTCGTACTAACATAATTTGTCTGATTTTGAATGAAAGAAATCGAATCTCTATTAATAAAaggtcgtttgattttgacagtacattttatatttgcttgataaattttattgtaactttctattcaattttcatatattttcaatattataaattatatttaatggtatAAACTATTCGATTCGGAAGCTGTAtcattcatttaaaaataatttgcgaGTATGAAAATCACGGTGTTTATGAAATTATAGTTGATTTGTACACCTccagctaaattttttttgtttattttgtttatttttttttttaatttttttttttttctattgatgGATTCTGAAGCGCATTGAAGCCACAGGTCCCTGTTTTATaacatttccttttttttttttctcactgcAACAAAAGCtacaatatattattattatcatattattattagagtgaggctactatgttatcggaagcacggagccttccgtgcttccagctcgttttcgatttgcgactttcgaatcgtcgatcggctccgttaaacttgatctagagtatttgaaatacctaga
Coding sequences:
- the LOC109721914 gene encoding anaphase-promoting complex subunit 10 isoform X3 — its product is MATESEGEEETAAAGVGGKLTGSPQLAVDGGDLREMAKKAAWSVSSCKPGNGVVALRDDNLDTYWQSDGAQPHLVNIQFQRKLKLQLVVLYVDFKLDESYTPSKISVRAGDSFHNLKEIKTVELVKPVGWVHISLSGTDPRCVFSPSGCTSVSNIAYFFDIILAELLVILAKHLFTPLCSNLPYCPIT
- the LOC109721914 gene encoding anaphase-promoting complex subunit 10 isoform X1, which translates into the protein MATESEGEEETAAAGVGGKLTGSPQLAVDGGDLREMAKKAAWSVSSCKPGNGVVALRDDNLDTYWQSDGAQPHLVNIQFQRKLKLQLVVLYVDFKLDESYTPSKISVRAGDSFHNLKEIKTVELVKPVGWVHISLSGTDPRCVFSPSAYSETFIHTFMLQLAILSNHLNGRDTHVRQIKIFGPRPNPVPRQPFHFTSREFITYSTLR
- the LOC109721914 gene encoding anaphase-promoting complex subunit 10 isoform X2; this encodes MATESEGEEETAAAGVGGKLTGSPQLAVDGGDLREMAKKAAWSVSSCKPGNGVVALRDDNLDTYWQSDGAQPHLVNIQFQRKLKLQLVVLYVDFKLDESYTPSKISVRAGDSFHNLKEIKTVELVKPVGWVHISLSGTDPRETFIHTFMLQLAILSNHLNGRDTHVRQIKIFGPRPNPVPRQPFHFTSREFITYSTLR